The following proteins are co-located in the Thermomicrobiales bacterium genome:
- a CDS encoding cupin domain-containing protein, which yields MQFRLLRRLALIVLLLAISLAGHQVHPSAAQEGENPGILIDATLDAGDYPVAPAFVRLLRITLEPEASSPLHTHPGPEIVVVERGTLTVQVNGAAELMLAGDRPAEGTPTAGELAPVGSEFEMTVGDQLVYLPQTPMTFRNAGSETVSLLTVVLLPAGHQHPPGVTYINGQPDAAAFTGVTPQVLGDGVASSMPANGIRVVVDKLALDEGQPLPAESNQTMLSLQQGGLDFTVLGGKVQVSRGATPGPQPDTAPGTETNLAVNDAVFFPLGVKEAPRPENDGPLSFLRLSVEPASPESEPTPSGDGVGEIQVTGTEVTPEPGDETPAAGGTPSAGATRTPDAKSTPSATATPSGPQEGDSVSVNSDGVNMRACASTECEVVTQVFFGQTVTITGPSEDDGEYVWWPVSLDDDPSITGYIAQDFLDLPESGE from the coding sequence ATGCAATTTCGGCTCTTGCGCCGACTTGCGCTCATCGTACTGTTGCTGGCGATCTCCCTGGCCGGTCACCAAGTCCATCCCTCGGCTGCACAGGAAGGCGAAAATCCGGGCATTCTGATCGACGCGACACTCGACGCGGGCGACTATCCTGTGGCGCCTGCGTTCGTGCGCTTGCTGCGCATCACGCTCGAACCCGAAGCCAGCAGCCCATTGCACACGCATCCTGGACCGGAGATCGTTGTGGTGGAACGCGGAACGTTGACGGTCCAGGTTAATGGCGCGGCCGAACTCATGCTGGCCGGAGATCGTCCTGCAGAAGGAACTCCTACCGCAGGGGAGTTGGCGCCAGTAGGCTCCGAATTCGAGATGACCGTTGGCGACCAACTGGTTTACTTGCCGCAGACGCCGATGACGTTCCGCAATGCCGGTTCCGAGACCGTCTCGCTCTTGACGGTAGTGCTGCTTCCGGCTGGGCATCAACACCCACCCGGGGTTACCTATATCAACGGGCAACCCGATGCCGCGGCGTTCACTGGTGTGACCCCCCAGGTTCTGGGCGATGGCGTGGCATCTTCGATGCCGGCAAACGGGATTCGGGTCGTGGTGGACAAATTGGCGCTCGATGAGGGCCAACCGCTCCCTGCCGAATCGAACCAGACGATGCTCTCACTGCAGCAGGGCGGGCTCGACTTCACGGTGTTGGGTGGCAAGGTACAGGTCTCGCGCGGGGCAACACCCGGTCCACAACCAGACACCGCGCCCGGTACAGAAACCAATTTGGCAGTCAATGACGCCGTTTTCTTTCCGCTCGGAGTGAAAGAAGCGCCTCGCCCGGAGAACGATGGGCCACTCTCCTTCCTTCGCCTGTCGGTCGAGCCCGCAAGCCCCGAGAGTGAGCCGACACCATCGGGCGACGGTGTGGGCGAGATTCAGGTGACCGGCACAGAGGTGACTCCAGAACCCGGCGACGAGACTCCGGCAGCAGGCGGCACGCCGTCTGCGGGCGCGACGCGGACTCCAGACGCGAAATCGACGCCCAGCGCCACGGCCACACCAAGCGGACCGCAAGAAGGCGACTCGGTGTCCGTCAATTCAGACGGCGTCAATATGCGCGCATGCGCGAGCACTGAGTGCGAAGTCGTCACGCAGGTGTTCTTCGGTCAAACCGTGACGATCACCGGACCGTCCGAGGATGACGGGGAGTATGTTTGGTGGCCGGTTTCGCTGGACGACGATCCGTCCATCACCGGCTACATCGCTCAGGACTTTCTCGATCTGCCGGAATCGGGCGAGTAG